A genomic stretch from Spiroplasma endosymbiont of Clivina fossor includes:
- a CDS encoding IS1/IS1595 family N-terminal zinc-binding domain-containing protein: protein MEKIIQELVNTLTDDQFLEFYEKVKQQAELIKKQKRLNEIDQKFRAQGIKCPKCESYHCVKNGHNSEGKQKYLCKNCRASFDAFRNHFIYWSHLNYEQWNLLIQISLLGQSSKTISRFIKTTLKTAWYNRQKLMKSKQLENTQLKFKKLSGKIQIDETFIKEIHKGNFKYKTDPRRIHLDPFATNTKCCIQMAIDNNNNIYVKSTNTKRLQKQWVIENMNKELINENSIITSDMQKLYFLVAKQTNSTLCVTKTTINPEASYRNLNKISKLQSSLKEALIHYHGLGFTNIQNYLNLWKWKYQHKGLTPNQQTAVLYFNRLLAKLI, encoded by the coding sequence ATGGAAAAAATAATTCAAGAACTAGTAAATACTTTAACAGATGATCAATTTTTAGAATTTTATGAAAAAGTCAAACAACAAGCAGAATTAATAAAAAAACAAAAACGTTTAAATGAAATTGATCAAAAATTTAGAGCGCAAGGTATTAAATGCCCTAAATGTGAATCTTACCATTGCGTTAAAAATGGACATAATTCAGAAGGAAAACAAAAATATTTATGTAAAAATTGCCGTGCAAGTTTTGACGCTTTTCGTAATCATTTTATTTATTGAAGTCATTTAAATTATGAACAATGAAATTTATTGATTCAAATTTCATTGCTGGGGCAATCTAGTAAAACAATTTCTCGTTTTATTAAAACTACATTAAAAACTGCTTGATATAATCGTCAAAAATTAATGAAATCAAAACAATTAGAAAATACCCAATTAAAATTTAAAAAATTATCTGGTAAAATCCAAATCGATGAAACATTTATTAAAGAAATTCATAAAGGAAATTTCAAATATAAAACTGATCCACGAAGAATTCACCTTGACCCATTCGCAACTAATACTAAATGCTGTATTCAAATGGCAATTGATAATAATAACAATATTTATGTTAAATCCACAAACACCAAACGTTTACAAAAACAATGAGTTATTGAAAATATGAACAAAGAATTAATTAACGAAAATTCAATTATTACTTCCGATATGCAAAAATTATATTTTTTAGTAGCAAAACAAACAAATTCTACTTTATGTGTAACTAAAACAACAATTAATCCTGAAGCTAGTTATCGTAACTTAAATAAAATCAGTAAATTACAATCTAGTCTTAAAGAAGCCTTAATTCATTATCATGGTTTAGGTTTTACTAATATTCAAAATTATTTAAATCTCTGAAAATGAAAATACCAACATAAGGGTTTAACTCCAAATCAACAAACAGCGGTATTATATTTTAATAGACTTCTTGCAAAATTAATTTAA
- a CDS encoding transposase family protein, which translates to MLDKYKDENEFYSLIGIKYKTFMKMVEILKEGEAKQKQIGGRPNKLSIEQRLLMTLEYWKEYSTYRIIAKKYNISHVSCIRNIFWVENTLIKNSHFHIPGKKILLENKGTTNNLLAIDATEIPIERIKKN; encoded by the coding sequence ATGTTAGATAAATACAAAGACGAAAACGAATTTTATAGTTTAATAGGCATAAAATATAAAACTTTCATGAAAATGGTAGAAATTTTAAAAGAAGGTGAAGCTAAACAAAAACAAATTGGTGGTAGACCAAATAAATTATCAATAGAGCAAAGATTACTTATGACTTTAGAATACTGAAAAGAATATAGTACATATCGTATTATTGCAAAAAAATATAATATTAGTCATGTTAGTTGTATTCGTAATATCTTTTGAGTTGAAAATACTCTAATAAAAAATAGTCACTTTCATATACCTGGCAAAAAGATATTATTAGAAAATAAGGGTACTACTAATAATTTATTAGCAATTGATGCTACAGAAATTCCAATTGAAAGAATTAAAAAAAACTAA
- a CDS encoding transposase family protein has protein sequence MFSGKKRQHSLKSQIIIDLFNNKIISVDFCYGSTHDYKLFLKSNTLINPKLELIADSGYQGLQNVHKNTLLPIKKSKNNPLNPDKKEYNSFLSKVRIVIEHVFARLKRFKILVYRYRNKIRRFGLRFNLISGIYNFELS, from the coding sequence TTATTTTCTGGTAAGAAAAGGCAACATTCATTAAAATCGCAAATAATTATTGATTTATTTAACAATAAAATTATTTCAGTAGATTTTTGTTATGGCAGTACTCATGATTATAAGTTATTTTTAAAATCAAATACACTTATAAATCCAAAATTAGAATTAATTGCCGATTCAGGATATCAAGGTTTGCAAAATGTTCATAAAAATACATTATTGCCAATTAAAAAGAGTAAAAATAATCCTTTAAATCCAGATAAAAAGGAATATAATAGCTTTTTAAGTAAAGTTAGAATTGTCATTGAACATGTTTTTGCTAGATTAAAAAGATTTAAAATACTAGTTTATCGTTATCGCAATAAGATTAGAAGATTTGGATTACGATTTAACTTAATTTCAGGAATATATAATTTTGAATTAAGCTAG
- a CDS encoding transposase family protein — MYQVYGKNHDFKILKDSKIKFLPETTVLVDLGYQGIQKINHNVLIPKRKSKKNPLNKEEKQNNERISKMRIVIENVFAILKKFKIISEKYRNRRKRFALRFNLIASIYNLQLLV; from the coding sequence ATGTACCAAGTCTATGGTAAAAACCATGACTTTAAAATTTTAAAAGATTCAAAAATTAAATTTTTACCAGAAACAACTGTTTTAGTGGATTTAGGTTATCAAGGCATACAAAAAATTAATCATAATGTTTTAATTCCTAAAAGAAAATCAAAGAAAAACCCTTTAAATAAAGAAGAAAAGCAAAATAATGAGCGAATTTCAAAAATGAGAATTGTTATTGAAAATGTTTTTGCTATACTTAAAAAATTTAAAATTATTAGTGAAAAATATCGAAATCGTAGAAAAAGATTTGCTTTAAGATTTAATTTAATAGCTTCAATTTATAATTTACAACTATTAGTTTAA